From a single Capsicum annuum cultivar UCD-10X-F1 chromosome 12, UCD10Xv1.1, whole genome shotgun sequence genomic region:
- the LOC107849082 gene encoding uncharacterized protein LOC107849082, translating to MRVYMRKFAFGLSDDLVLEYKGLMLNRDMDFSRLSIHMQQVEEYKKRVAEEREKDRWQKKKFGGNAQSAASSLEHLQLTDDLRVFKLIMDPEYKSGHFHRDFPSDRRNFDGARSQANLFVPPLPPKDATSATRSRRNWLYALSNCQDTEASPDV from the exons ATGAGGGTCTatatgaggaagtttgcattcGGCCTTTCAGATGACTTGGTATTGGAGTACAAGGGGTTAATgttgaatagggatatggacttcTCTAGATTGtctattcatatgcagcaggttgaggagtATAAAAAGAGGGTTGCTGAAGAAAGGGAGAAGGATAG GTGGCAGAAGAAAAAATTTGGGGGCAATGCTCAGTCTGCGGCAAGCTCTCTAGAGCACCTCCAATTGACCGATGATCTTAGAGTTTTCAAACTAATCATGGATCCAGAGTATAAG tCGGGTCATTTTCATAGAGATTTTCCTTCCGATAGAAGGAATTTTGATGGTGCTAGGTCTCAGGCAAACCTTTTTGTGCCACCACTACCTCCCAAAGATGCTACTTCAGCTACTAGAAGCAGACGCAACTGGTTGTATGCCTTGTCCAACTGTCAGGATacagaggcttccccagat GTATAA